The following nucleotide sequence is from Halobacillus mangrovi.
AAGAAGGATTATACGAAATTGGATTCGATTATTTCCCGCAAGGTGATTTGATCATGCCAATAGAGGGTGCAATCCAGGTGAATGGGAACTTTCCTTTCTCTGAAAGCAGACAGATCGTTTTCCCTGCCAAATGGAAAAATGGAACAGAAGACTTTAAAACGGATCGTTCTGGAAATGAAATCATTCCGAAACAGGAACCGATCCAAGAGTGGATGCAGGTAAAAGCGGAAGATTCTACATATCAATACAAACGACCACTTACATTTCATTTAAACGAAGGAAAAAACACGATAACCCTGCAGAATTTAAGAGGGGAAATGTTAGTCGGGGATGTTCATGTGACTGCACCAGCTCAAATCCCTGATTATGCAAGCTATGTGAAAGAACATCCAGATGCAGCAAAACCGAAAAAACGGACTACGTATGAAGCGGAACACCCGCTCGAAAAGAACAGCTCGTATATTCGTCCGATGGCGGAAGAAGATCCATCGGTCCATCCATACGATCAGGATCACCTCCTCTTAAATACGTTAGGAGGAGATTCCTGGAAGAAACCGGGACAGACCGTGACGTGGGAAGTGGAGGCAGAAGAAGCAGGTTATTATCAGTTATCTTTTAAAGCGATTCAAAATAAAGAATCCCAGTCTCCTGTGTATCGGACGATCAAGGTTAATGATCGCGTACCTTTTAAGGAAGTTGAGCAGTACGCCTTCCAATACAGTAAAGAGTGGTACAACGAGACAATCAGGGATGAAAAAGGCGACCCTTATCTCTTTTATCTCGAGAAGGGCAAAAACACAGTCAGTCTGAAAGCCGATCCGTCTCCAAATGCACGGGTATTGTTTACCATCGATAAAGTGATGCGGGGCATTGATGAGCTTTCCTTATCGATTAGAAAATTAATCGGAAACGGACAAGGAAACCGTGATTGGGATATTGAAGAATACCTTCCTGACATACAGGATCAATTAAATGGCTGGGCGGACCAGTTGAAAGAAGAGACCGATTATCTGCTTTCCTTGAGTGGAGGGGAAGAGACGACGGAGATCGCTTCGTTGCAAATTGCCATTGAAAGACTGGAAATGCTGGCGGAAACACCGGATGAAATTCCAAATCAGCTGACCCAATTATCCACGGGTTCCAATTCAGCTGCTCAGCTTCTGGGGGACATTTCTACAGATTTGACTGCTCAGCCGCTGCTTTTGGACCGGTTCTATGTCCATGGGGATACCTCTCTACCAAATCCACAGGCTGGTTTCTTTAAAAAAGCAAAAGATTCTATCGTCAGCTTTTTCCAATCGTTTACAGAAGATAACTTAGCGACAGCAGAAGTGAGTGACGATACGTTGGAGGTTTGGGTGAATCGTCCAAGGCAGTATGTAGAGCTCTTGCAAAACATGACGGATCAAAACTTCACCCCGGAAACAGGGATCAAAGTGAAATATTCCTTAATGCCAGATGAGCAGAAGCTTGTCTTAGCGAGCGCAGCTGACACCCAGCCGGATTTGGCTTTGGGGATTAGTAACTGGGTTCCTTATGAACTTGCCATCCGTGGAGCTGCTGTTGATTTAAGACAGTTCGAGGATTTCGGTGAAGTTGGAAAACAGTTTTCCCCAGGTGCATTTTTGCCACTCGTCGTGGATGAAGGGGTGTATGCCCTGCCTGAGACTCAGGACTTTTTCGTCCAGTTTTACCGTAAAGACATTATGCAGGAACTTGATATTCCTGTCCCTGACACATGGGAAGATGTGACAGAGATTCTTCCTGAATTACAGCGGTACGGAATGAATTATTATACGCCGTTGGCTCAGGAATCCGCGTTTAAGGCTTTTCAAACCACAGCACCGTTCATCTATCAATTTGGAGGCAGTCTTTATAAAGAAAACGGCATTGGCACAACGATTGATGAAGAAGATGCTTTAGAAGGCATTCAGTTCATGGCTGATCTTACTACCATTTACAGTATGCCGCTTCAAGTACCGAGATTCTACAACCATTTTCGTTACTCTACGCTTCCCATTGGAGTCGCTCCATTTGGAACGTATGTCGAGCTGACAACAGCTGCCCCTGAAATCTCTGGGTGGTGGGACATTACTCCACAGCCGGGGGTCAAGCAAGAGGATGGCAGTGTAGAGAGATGGGCGCCAGGATCCGGTCAAGCTTCGATGATTTTTGATGGAAGCGGGAAAAAAGAGGATGCCTGGGAGCTGTTGAAATGGTGGATGTCTTCAGAAACTCAAACCGAATTCGCTGTCACACTGCAGACGTTATTCGGGCCTGAATATATGTGGAACACAGCGAATCTTGATTCTTTTGCTCAATTGCCGCTGCCTGATGAGCACAAACAAGTCATCCTTGAGCAGTGGGAGTATTTAAGAGAAGTACCTAAGACGCCGTACGCTTACATGGTGGAACGTGAAATCAGCAATGTATGGAACAAAGTCGTCTTTGAAGGGGAAAATGCCCGGGCGGCTGTTGATGACAGCGTCATCTTAATCAACCGTGAGATGAGGCGGAAGCTTGAGGAATTCGGATATATGGAAAATGGAAAAGTGGTAAAAGACTATACGATTCCGACGATTGAAACGATAGAAAGGTGGCTGGAGACAAATGAATAGTAAAGGTTACTTGAGTACATCCGTCTTTCTGGCACCTTACTTGCTGCTATTTACAACATTCATCATCATTCCGGTAGCCATTGCCATCAGTTTGTCTTTCACCTATTTCAATACGATTGAATTCCCATCGTTTATTGGATTATCCAATTATGTCAACATCATTACCCAGGACAATACGTTTATGCAGTATGTCCTGCCCAATACGTTGATCTTCTCCCTTATCGTGGGACCGGGCGGCTACATCCTCGCCTTTTTACTGGCATGGATGCTCGCTCAAATCTCTAAAGGCCCGCGCACCGTCTTAGCCTTGATCCTCTACTCGCCGTCTATGACGGCGGGGGTCGCCATGGCTGTTGTGTGGAAGATCATATTCAGTGGAGATCAGACCGGGTATTTGAACAATTTATTAATCTCGATGGGCTTCATCAACGAACCCGTTCAATTTCTGCAATCCCCTGAATACTTAATGACCATTATGATCGTCGTCACCCTGTGGGGATCGATGGGGGTAGGATTCCTGGCCATGCTTTCCGGTGTATTAAATATTGACCGGGAAATATACGAAGCTGCTTATATTGATGGCATCCGGAACCGATTCCAGGAGATCATTTATATTACGATTCCCTCCATGAAGCCGCAAATGTTATTTGGCGCAGTCATGGCTGTCGTAACGACTTTCCAGGCAGGAGCGATCGGGGTCGAACTTTCTGGACAGAACCCGACACCGCAATATGCGGGACAGCTGATCGTCAATCACTTGGAAGACTTCGGATTTATCCGTTATGAAATGGGATATGCAGCGGCTTTGTCCGTATTGTTGCTGTTATTCATCTATGCATTCTCTAGAGTGGCTATGAAATTATTCGGAGAAAAAGATTAATAGACAATTTTAAGAGGGGTGGGACACATGGCATCTTTCCATGGGACGAAAATCAATCCAGACCGGTTTCATAAAAGTCAGCTTAAGTTTTATTTCATACTGATTCCGATTGCGATTTTAATG
It contains:
- a CDS encoding extracellular solute-binding protein, with the protein product MKSNVLLWSLIILFFIPQTVVLANGEKDGEEAVKQIAEQSYHLELNEWKKQGLDSVAQFERAIPPSSFTNVDDEDLLPSSESHGYGDRVFYWRNQKSLTVEVEVDKEGLYEIGFDYFPQGDLIMPIEGAIQVNGNFPFSESRQIVFPAKWKNGTEDFKTDRSGNEIIPKQEPIQEWMQVKAEDSTYQYKRPLTFHLNEGKNTITLQNLRGEMLVGDVHVTAPAQIPDYASYVKEHPDAAKPKKRTTYEAEHPLEKNSSYIRPMAEEDPSVHPYDQDHLLLNTLGGDSWKKPGQTVTWEVEAEEAGYYQLSFKAIQNKESQSPVYRTIKVNDRVPFKEVEQYAFQYSKEWYNETIRDEKGDPYLFYLEKGKNTVSLKADPSPNARVLFTIDKVMRGIDELSLSIRKLIGNGQGNRDWDIEEYLPDIQDQLNGWADQLKEETDYLLSLSGGEETTEIASLQIAIERLEMLAETPDEIPNQLTQLSTGSNSAAQLLGDISTDLTAQPLLLDRFYVHGDTSLPNPQAGFFKKAKDSIVSFFQSFTEDNLATAEVSDDTLEVWVNRPRQYVELLQNMTDQNFTPETGIKVKYSLMPDEQKLVLASAADTQPDLALGISNWVPYELAIRGAAVDLRQFEDFGEVGKQFSPGAFLPLVVDEGVYALPETQDFFVQFYRKDIMQELDIPVPDTWEDVTEILPELQRYGMNYYTPLAQESAFKAFQTTAPFIYQFGGSLYKENGIGTTIDEEDALEGIQFMADLTTIYSMPLQVPRFYNHFRYSTLPIGVAPFGTYVELTTAAPEISGWWDITPQPGVKQEDGSVERWAPGSGQASMIFDGSGKKEDAWELLKWWMSSETQTEFAVTLQTLFGPEYMWNTANLDSFAQLPLPDEHKQVILEQWEYLREVPKTPYAYMVEREISNVWNKVVFEGENARAAVDDSVILINREMRRKLEEFGYMENGKVVKDYTIPTIETIERWLETNE
- a CDS encoding carbohydrate ABC transporter permease, coding for MNSKGYLSTSVFLAPYLLLFTTFIIIPVAIAISLSFTYFNTIEFPSFIGLSNYVNIITQDNTFMQYVLPNTLIFSLIVGPGGYILAFLLAWMLAQISKGPRTVLALILYSPSMTAGVAMAVVWKIIFSGDQTGYLNNLLISMGFINEPVQFLQSPEYLMTIMIVVTLWGSMGVGFLAMLSGVLNIDREIYEAAYIDGIRNRFQEIIYITIPSMKPQMLFGAVMAVVTTFQAGAIGVELSGQNPTPQYAGQLIVNHLEDFGFIRYEMGYAAALSVLLLLFIYAFSRVAMKLFGEKD